A genomic segment from Mycoplasma sp. 1018B encodes:
- a CDS encoding oligopeptide/dipeptide ABC transporter ATP-binding protein, which yields MTKIIDQENNFSQFSISNFWEDTNNDSQLVDIYLETVIQALKNKQWNEEQILFQKNELQRKMKIDKKHNESNLKIIERQELLIKLHEENLIELNEMKISSNQNNDLDLNLEESNNQTIKENVKLNTLNNFDSQIINTVENNILSDEINSKLVNKTQRIYDKIRVESLEKNKILEVRNLHVSFPTGKKKSIHIVRGIDLDVYKAQIVGLVGESGSGKSVTSKTLINVNHNGIIDADKIQINDLELTKIKKPSQWQYIRGKKIGYIPQDPLTSLNPTRTIGKQLLDALNTNIEWSKKSYISKKTYLIDLLKQFGLRNAEQIFYQYPHTLSGGMKQRIVITMVVALKPDIIIADEPTTALDPTVQASVLSLFENIRQKYNISIILISHNISVIAKFCDYIYVMYAGKIVEKGTKKEIFTNPAHPYTWALISAIPETKDEKLYNIKGTPPDMANLPLGDPFAPRNEYALEIDFVKEPPLIPITSSHAAATWLLHPEAPKVTLSDDLIKRLNLFKETFKEYE from the coding sequence ATGACAAAAATAATAGATCAAGAAAATAATTTCTCTCAATTCTCAATTAGTAATTTTTGAGAAGATACAAATAATGATTCGCAATTAGTGGACATTTATTTAGAAACTGTAATTCAAGCTCTTAAAAATAAACAATGAAATGAAGAACAAATTTTATTTCAAAAAAACGAATTACAGAGAAAAATGAAAATTGATAAAAAACATAATGAAAGTAATTTAAAAATAATTGAAAGACAAGAATTATTAATTAAATTACATGAAGAAAATTTAATTGAACTTAATGAAATGAAAATTTCATCTAATCAAAATAATGATTTAGATTTAAATTTAGAAGAATCCAATAATCAAACAATTAAAGAAAATGTTAAATTAAATACATTAAATAATTTTGATAGTCAAATTATTAACACTGTTGAAAATAATATTTTATCTGATGAAATTAATTCAAAATTAGTAAATAAAACTCAAAGAATTTATGACAAAATTCGTGTTGAATCATTAGAAAAAAATAAAATTTTAGAAGTGAGAAATTTACATGTTTCTTTTCCAACAGGTAAGAAAAAAAGTATTCATATAGTCAGAGGAATTGATTTAGATGTTTACAAAGCCCAAATTGTTGGTCTTGTCGGTGAATCAGGTTCAGGAAAATCAGTTACTTCTAAAACTTTAATTAATGTAAATCATAATGGAATTATTGATGCTGACAAAATTCAAATTAATGATTTAGAATTAACTAAAATAAAAAAACCTTCACAATGACAATATATTAGAGGTAAAAAAATAGGATATATACCACAAGATCCTTTAACTTCGCTTAATCCTACTAGAACTATTGGTAAACAATTATTAGATGCTTTAAATACTAATATTGAATGATCTAAAAAAAGTTATATATCTAAAAAAACATATTTGATTGATTTACTTAAACAATTTGGTTTAAGAAATGCTGAACAAATATTCTATCAATATCCTCATACTTTGTCTGGAGGAATGAAACAAAGAATTGTTATAACAATGGTTGTTGCTTTAAAACCAGATATTATTATTGCTGATGAACCTACAACGGCATTAGATCCTACTGTGCAAGCTTCAGTGCTTTCATTATTTGAAAATATTCGTCAAAAATATAATATATCTATTATTCTTATTAGCCACAATATAAGTGTAATTGCTAAATTCTGTGACTATATTTATGTAATGTATGCTGGTAAAATAGTTGAAAAAGGAACAAAAAAAGAAATTTTTACCAATCCAGCTCATCCATACACTTGAGCTCTTATTTCTGCCATTCCCGAAACTAAAGATGAAAAATTATATAATATAAAAGGTACTCCTCCTGATATGGCTAATTTACCATTAGGAGATCCTTTCGCTCCAAGAAATGAATATGCTTTAGAAATAGATTTTGTTAAAGAACCTCCTTTAATTCCAATTACTTCATCACACGCAGCTGCAACGTGATTATTACATCCTGAAGCTCCTAAAGTTACACTTTCTGACGATTTAATAAAACGTTTAAATTTATTTAAGGAAACATTTAAAGAATATGAATAG
- a CDS encoding ATP-binding cassette domain-containing protein, with product MNSNKKVILSIDNLKKYFVNRGFINKAVDGVSFDVHEGEIVGLIGESGSGKTTVGRTLLRLYDDFNGFVKLEDKIISGKKITNKLNRFLHKNIQMIFQDPHASLNSQQNIYSILKEPLLVNKIIKNKIKDIFSDWKEVNKAFQYHFQIEAMKLELDNLLEVNRLAEPLFKKWRNKFENFSFNENLELDDNFNAFFSYLDEKQQIESLIINNMYANTEKLMNFYYKKQKEYRNKELSKVDLDLIKNKKLYEEAKALAKYSKIALDAKKELIKVKKDFKNFLEEKKTFIKNANIILNNFIIESKNEKSLISISRLGTTDLDFYLYNLKNEFLYKKRAKILKSFIRDIQFLNYEQIRELVSNLDKYIHDFYRNNLENIEYVSNIKKRIWTIIENKFDFSIDKYKQFSLDKFNSLKEEENLYLTKIENLKTLSNSTDQPFFDNEKLEEAKNNFLQAENNYQEDLNEYLKSFKVKIKKLYDSIQDAKMKYQELVDDQTFCNNKFEEIKTKYFEFANNFIKEKATDKRTAKTIINSYKSDLLVREETLKSFKIEKKYLNYDVNNIYMLLGVNNSWVKTNLSKLIEDEDQNLYKNQTWKNVYSIYNSKLLKFWTKIKISNLLYKTTIYKSLEDVGLLKQFAYRYPHEFSGGQLQRIVIARALITDPKIIVADEPIASLDISIQAQVVNLLKDLCLKKNIGLIFIAHDLSMIEYIADNVQIMHLGKIVEHGKTENIYKKPYHPYTINLFKAIPKISNANEKFQNVSFNLDYLDEQQFPNVPTYHLVENQHYVYGTNKQVKKWVEEIQN from the coding sequence ATGAATAGTAATAAAAAAGTTATTTTATCAATTGATAATTTAAAAAAATATTTTGTTAATCGTGGTTTTATTAATAAAGCTGTAGATGGAGTATCTTTTGATGTGCATGAAGGAGAAATTGTAGGATTAATTGGCGAATCAGGTTCAGGAAAAACTACTGTTGGTAGAACTTTATTGAGACTATACGATGATTTTAATGGATTTGTTAAATTAGAAGACAAAATTATTTCAGGTAAAAAAATAACAAATAAATTAAATAGATTTTTACATAAAAATATTCAAATGATCTTTCAAGATCCTCATGCTTCTTTAAATAGTCAACAAAATATTTATTCAATTTTAAAAGAACCTTTATTGGTTAATAAAATTATTAAAAATAAAATTAAAGATATTTTCAGCGATTGAAAAGAAGTAAATAAAGCGTTTCAATATCATTTTCAAATTGAAGCGATGAAATTAGAATTAGATAATTTATTGGAAGTAAATCGTTTAGCAGAACCTTTATTTAAAAAATGAAGAAATAAATTTGAAAATTTTTCATTTAATGAAAATTTGGAATTAGATGATAATTTCAACGCCTTTTTCAGTTATTTAGATGAAAAACAACAAATTGAAAGTTTAATAATTAATAATATGTATGCAAATACAGAAAAATTAATGAATTTTTATTATAAAAAACAAAAAGAATATCGAAATAAAGAACTTTCAAAAGTTGATTTAGATTTAATTAAAAATAAAAAATTATATGAAGAAGCTAAGGCTTTGGCAAAATATTCTAAAATTGCTTTGGATGCAAAAAAAGAATTAATAAAAGTTAAAAAAGATTTTAAAAACTTTTTAGAAGAAAAGAAAACTTTTATCAAAAATGCAAATATAATTTTGAATAATTTTATTATTGAATCTAAAAATGAAAAATCATTAATAAGTATTTCGCGTTTAGGAACAACTGATTTAGATTTTTATTTATACAATCTTAAAAATGAATTTTTATACAAAAAAAGAGCAAAAATTTTAAAATCTTTTATTAGAGATATTCAATTTTTAAATTATGAACAAATTAGAGAACTTGTATCAAATTTAGATAAGTACATTCATGATTTTTATAGAAATAATTTAGAAAATATTGAATATGTTTCTAATATTAAAAAAAGAATTTGAACTATTATTGAAAACAAATTTGATTTTTCTATAGATAAATATAAACAATTTTCATTAGACAAATTCAATAGTTTAAAAGAAGAAGAAAATCTTTATTTAACTAAAATAGAAAATTTAAAAACTTTATCTAACTCCACAGATCAACCATTTTTTGATAATGAAAAATTAGAAGAAGCTAAAAATAATTTTCTTCAAGCAGAAAATAATTATCAAGAAGATTTAAATGAATATTTAAAATCTTTTAAAGTAAAAATTAAAAAATTATATGATAGCATACAAGATGCTAAAATGAAATATCAAGAATTAGTAGATGATCAAACATTTTGTAATAATAAATTTGAAGAAATCAAAACAAAATATTTTGAATTTGCTAATAATTTTATAAAAGAAAAAGCAACGGATAAAAGAACTGCAAAAACAATTATTAATTCTTATAAATCTGATTTATTAGTACGTGAAGAAACTTTAAAATCTTTTAAAATAGAAAAAAAATATCTAAATTATGATGTAAATAATATTTATATGCTATTAGGTGTAAATAATTCTTGAGTGAAAACCAATTTATCTAAATTAATTGAAGATGAAGATCAAAATTTATATAAAAACCAAACATGAAAAAATGTTTATTCAATTTATAATTCAAAATTATTAAAGTTTTGAACTAAAATAAAAATTTCTAATTTACTTTATAAAACTACTATTTATAAAAGTTTAGAAGATGTTGGTTTATTAAAACAATTTGCTTATCGTTATCCTCATGAATTTTCTGGTGGTCAATTACAAAGAATAGTTATTGCTAGAGCCTTAATTACTGATCCTAAAATTATAGTTGCTGATGAACCTATTGCATCATTAGACATATCTATTCAAGCTCAAGTAGTAAATTTATTAAAAGATTTATGTTTGAAAAAAAATATAGGTTTAATTTTCATTGCTCATGATTTATCTATGATTGAATATATAGCAGATAATGTGCAAATAATGCATCTTGGTAAAATTGTTGAGCATGGTAAAACAGAAAATATTTATAAAAAACCTTATCATCCTTACACAATTAATTTATTTAAAGCAATACCTAAAATTTCTAATGCAAATGAGAAATTCCAAAACGTATCATTTAATTTAGATTATTTAGATGAACAACAATTTCCTAACGTACCAACTTATCACTTAGTAGAAAATCAACACTATGTATATGGTACTAATAAACAAGTAAAA